The sequence GAGATCAAGACCGTGAAGGGTTCGGGCATCGCCGGCGGCGGCCTGTTCAACAGCGTGTTCAGCGGACATGGCCGGCTCGGCCTGGTCTGCGAGGGCAACCCGCTGGTCATCCCGGTCTCGCCGCAGTACCCGGTGTACGTCGACACCGACGCGGTGGTCGGCTGGAGCGCGCATCTGGAGACCTCGCTGCACCGCTCGCAGTCCATCGGCTCGATGCTGCGCGGCGGCTCCGGGGAAGCCGTGCAGCTGATGCTCCAGGGCGAGGGGCATGTCGTGGTGCGGCCGAGCGAGGCGACCCCGCAGAAGGCCCAGCAGCACTGACCGCACCGTGAGGTGATCTACGCCTCACAGGCAACCCTCTGCGCCGTGCCGGCGTCTTGACCGACAACAGACCAAGAGAGACCAAGAGCCCTGGCTCCCCCGCCAGGGCACCTCTTCAGCGCACTATACACACCATGTATACACATCGTTTATAGAAGGGCATGCATGTACGGCAAGGCTTTCGCCCCGGAGTACCAGGGCGCCCTGACCACCCTCTCCGTGAACTCCTCGCTGGTCGACGTGCTGGCCGAGGGCACCGAGCGGCTGCGCGAGGCCGAGCGGTCCGGACTGCCCGAGGAGGCGGCCCGCTGCGGGCTCGCCGTCGCCGAGGCCCACCGGCGGCTCGGCCAGATACGGGAGGCCGACCTGGCCTGGAAGGCGAGCTACCGGTCGGCCCGGGCGGCCGAGGACACCGGCGCGATGGCATGGGCGCTGTGGAGCGGAGGCACCCTCGCCCGGCAGCGCGGGGCGTTCCCGCTGGCCTGGCGGCTGCTCGGGCTCGCGGCCGAACTCGGCGAGCGGGGCGGGGACATCGTTGTCCGCGGCTACTCGCTGGCGGGCCTCGCGGAGACGGGCCGTATCCAGGGCGACTACGAGGCGGTCGGCCGCCTGCACGAGCAGCTGCTGGCCGAGGCCCGCCGGCGCGGGGAGGCCCGGCACACGGTGTGGGCCCTGGAGGGCATCGCGCAGATGCACCGCAACACCGGCGACTACGACAAGGCCTACGCCCTGTTCGAGGAGGCGGCGGAGATAGCCGGGCGGGCCGACGACCGGCGCGGCCACGCCTGGGCACTGCGCGGACTCGCCGACGTGCTCTCCGTCCGCGACAAGGACACCGAGCGCGCGCTGGAGCTGCTGGCGCGGGCCGAGGCCACCTGCCGGGCGATGAACCTGTCCAGTGCGCTCGCCTACAACCACAAGATGCGCGGAAACGTCTTCTACCGGGCCGGGCGCTACGCCGAGGCCCGGGAGCTGTACGAGCTGGCCCTCGACGAGTTCCGGGCGATGAGCGAACCCCGCGGCGAGGCGCTCTCCCGCCTCGGCCTCGCCAAGGCGCTGGCCCACCTCGGCCGCGACCGCGCCGAGACGGCGGCCGAACTCGCCGATCTGGCACAGGTGCTGGAGCGCAGCGGGCTGCGCCACGCGCGGGAGATGGTGACGCGGGCGCAGGCGGAGTTCGGCCTGGACGCGGAGGTGGCACGGTGAGCACGCTCCCCTCGGCGC is a genomic window of Streptomyces griseochromogenes containing:
- a CDS encoding tetratricopeptide repeat protein; this translates as MYGKAFAPEYQGALTTLSVNSSLVDVLAEGTERLREAERSGLPEEAARCGLAVAEAHRRLGQIREADLAWKASYRSARAAEDTGAMAWALWSGGTLARQRGAFPLAWRLLGLAAELGERGGDIVVRGYSLAGLAETGRIQGDYEAVGRLHEQLLAEARRRGEARHTVWALEGIAQMHRNTGDYDKAYALFEEAAEIAGRADDRRGHAWALRGLADVLSVRDKDTERALELLARAEATCRAMNLSSALAYNHKMRGNVFYRAGRYAEARELYELALDEFRAMSEPRGEALSRLGLAKALAHLGRDRAETAAELADLAQVLERSGLRHAREMVTRAQAEFGLDAEVAR